From one uncultured Paludibacter sp. genomic stretch:
- a CDS encoding Polysaccharide deacetylase, with protein MKKILNIYILTLISCISYASSWIRVNQIGYLENDIKVAVWISKENKIISRFQIIDDKTGKIVYSGTKNRQTGKQHAFESSARLDFSNFTIPGTYKILTNDAVSEAFKIGNDIYFGAADIPLKYMRQQRCGFNPYLKDSCHTHDGITVGDPEGKRDGKYYNTIGGWHDASDYLQYVTTSANAVYQMLFAYNQYPEVFGDYYQANGLEGKNGIPDILDEAKWGLDWLARMNPDSATYFNQLADDRDHAGMILPPQQKVDYGWGTGKERPVYFCSPKPQGLRKYKNRSTGLASTLGKYASSFSLGAKTLEKYYPEFAEMLKQKAKDAYKKGTENPGACQTASCVSPYFYEEDNWADDMQLAASEIYSLSGNNKFLMEAVNYGRLEPITPWMGADSAKHYQWYPFINLGKYQTIIQNTNSRTKAEFIRNMKSELQRVKDRAGNDAFMNGIPFIWCSNNLTVAFITECRLYNELTNDDSFLEIETAMRDWLFGCNPWGTSMIIGYPENGDFPSDPHSAFTHLHQMPITGGLVDGPIYSSIFQSLKGVHLTKDDTYAEFQSDYVVYHDDFADYSSNEPTMDGTASLTYYLGYLNAQATKKKEIEGGIIRGNPMEKKIALVFTGHEFADGAKTISNTLKKNNIKGSFFLTGDFYRKYSRIAKKLQEEGNYMGPHSDKHLLYNDWTKRDSTIISKEKFEKDLSENYEAMEKAGLKIDEPRYFIPPYEWYNNQIADWGKEMGVKIINFTPGTGSNADYTTPDMKNYRSSEIIYNNILKYEEEQTLNGCFLLLHIGTDPKRTDKFYNRLYDLVKEMKIRGYEFIRVDDMMNN; from the coding sequence ATGAAAAAAATCCTGAATATCTATATTTTAACGCTGATATCTTGTATCTCGTATGCATCTTCCTGGATTCGAGTAAATCAAATCGGTTACTTGGAAAACGACATAAAAGTTGCGGTATGGATAAGCAAAGAGAATAAAATCATTTCAAGATTTCAAATAATTGATGATAAAACCGGGAAAATTGTTTATAGCGGAACAAAAAATCGTCAGACAGGAAAACAACACGCATTTGAAAGTTCTGCAAGACTGGATTTTTCGAATTTTACAATACCCGGGACATATAAAATCCTGACAAACGATGCAGTTTCTGAAGCATTTAAAATAGGAAATGATATTTATTTTGGAGCTGCAGACATTCCATTAAAATATATGCGTCAGCAACGTTGTGGATTTAACCCGTACTTGAAAGATTCTTGCCATACACACGATGGAATTACCGTTGGCGATCCGGAAGGAAAACGTGATGGCAAATATTACAACACTATTGGCGGTTGGCATGACGCTTCAGATTATCTGCAATACGTAACTACTTCTGCTAATGCTGTTTACCAAATGCTTTTTGCTTACAATCAATATCCTGAAGTTTTTGGTGATTATTATCAGGCAAACGGATTGGAAGGGAAAAACGGCATTCCAGATATTTTGGATGAAGCAAAATGGGGATTAGATTGGTTGGCGAGAATGAATCCTGACTCAGCAACATATTTCAATCAGTTAGCAGACGATAGAGATCACGCGGGAATGATTTTGCCTCCCCAACAAAAAGTGGATTACGGTTGGGGAACAGGAAAAGAACGCCCGGTTTATTTTTGCAGTCCTAAACCGCAGGGGTTGAGGAAATATAAAAACAGAAGCACCGGCTTAGCTTCTACACTGGGGAAATATGCATCTTCTTTTTCATTGGGAGCTAAAACTTTAGAAAAATATTATCCTGAATTTGCCGAAATGCTTAAACAAAAGGCAAAAGATGCCTACAAAAAAGGAACGGAAAACCCCGGAGCTTGCCAAACAGCTTCGTGTGTATCTCCTTACTTTTATGAAGAAGATAATTGGGCTGATGATATGCAATTGGCAGCATCTGAAATATATTCCCTCTCGGGCAATAATAAATTTTTGATGGAGGCGGTAAATTATGGTCGTTTGGAACCGATTACACCATGGATGGGAGCCGACTCTGCAAAACATTATCAATGGTATCCGTTTATCAATCTCGGAAAATATCAAACCATAATACAAAATACCAATTCACGCACGAAAGCTGAATTTATCCGCAATATGAAAAGTGAACTCCAACGTGTGAAAGACCGCGCAGGAAATGATGCATTTATGAACGGAATTCCTTTTATTTGGTGTTCGAATAATTTGACAGTTGCATTTATAACTGAATGCCGACTTTATAATGAATTGACAAACGACGATTCTTTTCTTGAAATAGAAACAGCTATGCGCGATTGGCTTTTTGGATGCAATCCGTGGGGAACATCTATGATTATTGGTTATCCTGAAAATGGTGATTTTCCTTCCGATCCTCATTCTGCTTTTACTCATTTACACCAAATGCCAATAACAGGAGGATTGGTGGATGGACCTATTTATTCTTCCATTTTCCAGTCATTAAAAGGAGTTCATTTAACAAAAGATGATACTTATGCAGAATTTCAATCCGATTATGTTGTTTATCATGATGATTTTGCCGATTATTCCTCCAACGAGCCCACAATGGACGGAACCGCTTCTTTAACATATTATTTGGGATATTTAAACGCTCAAGCAACAAAGAAAAAAGAAATAGAAGGAGGAATAATTCGGGGTAATCCGATGGAAAAGAAAATAGCATTGGTTTTCACGGGACATGAATTTGCAGATGGAGCAAAAACCATTTCAAATACATTGAAAAAGAATAACATAAAAGGGAGTTTTTTTCTTACGGGAGATTTTTACAGAAAGTATTCTCGCATTGCAAAAAAACTACAGGAAGAAGGAAATTATATGGGTCCTCATTCCGATAAGCATTTATTGTATAATGATTGGACAAAACGTGACAGTACAATCATTTCAAAAGAGAAATTTGAAAAAGATTTAAGTGAAAATTATGAAGCAATGGAAAAAGCCGGCTTGAAGATTGATGAGCCGCGCTATTTTATTCCTCCTTATGAGTGGTATAACAATCAAATTGCAGATTGGGGAAAAGAAATGGGAGTAAAGATTATCAATTTCACGCCGGGAACTGGTTCCAATGCCGATTATACAACACCGGACATGAAAAATTATCGCTCCTCGGAGATAATTTATAATAACATTCTAAAATACGAAGAAGAACAAACATTAAATGGGTGTTTCCTTTTATTGCACATTGGAACAGACCCAAAAAGAACCGATAAATTTTATAATCGTTTATATGATTTAGTAAAGGAAATGAAAATACGTGGATATGAGTTTATTCGAGTGGATGATATGATGAACAATTAA